AGACTCTAAATATGTCATGACAATAACGTGTAACTACAACAAGGCATGTTTGGCCAAACCTGTGGGCCGGGACAGAGATTTCCTAGAGACATTGAGTCGTCTAACAGTCATGGTCACGTGGCTGCACCAGGGATTAATCAGTAAATAGAAGCTGATGTTCTTACACACGCCCTGACCCTCTGGGTTTTCATTATCACAGAGAATTCGGAGTTGAAGAGTGACTTAAGATTCAGGGACACACCCTGCAAACTCTGGGCCTGTGCAGGCACGAGTTAAAACTCTCCGTCTCCCCGAGGCCAGTTCACCCATCTCACAGCCGAACTCCACTTCTTGTTGCTGTGATTTACCAGTATCTGAGGTGACGGCTGGTGCTGCTCTGCATGCAGGGGAGGCTGGGTGGACTCACCttaacccccctcccccttcaCAAAGTGCTCCTCACCCCCTCCGGGCGTCTGCTTCACACGACACGACACCTCAAACCTGCTCCAGACGCTCCGGTTCAGCCAgataacgtgtgtgtgtgtgtgtgtgtgtgtgtgttatctggAAATGGGATGCAAATTTTTATGGGACATGAGATTCATAAATAGGGAGGAGTGAACTCTCCGTCcctgagtgtttgtgtatgcatcATCACCTCCAGGTGAGTGAACCCCACCTATAATCTGAGGGCGGGGCAGACAGGAGGATTTGCAGGAGGGGTGTGAAAGGAGCAGGTTTGCAGGTTTTCTTCGCTCTTGCCCAACCAGTTGGTTCGAGGTGGAAACAGCCTCAGACGTTAGCAGACCCGTCGCTTTCCCATCGTCCCCGCTTTTCCTGTGAGCTCGGGCCGCCGGAGACATGGACACATCATCAGGTTAGGAGCTGCATGACTGCACACCaagcagctgctgcacaaaCGGAAATTACCGCAACATTCCCAACTTCAAATCAGACTTTTGGGGCAGATCGAAGGGAAGGAATCGGGTCAGCTGAGACTCAGAGTCATAAAGACCAAAGgtaagctgctgtgtttttattcaggTTTGGTCCAACTTTAATAGTCCCCATGTGGAGTTTCTGTGCACTGTATCAGCTGATCTAAACCTCCAGGCCCTCATGTCCAAACAAAATCTTACAGAGGTGAAGACTTTCCAGCCTTTGTTTCACTAACCTTTCTCCTATACGCTGACACAAGCGAAGGCCAGTGCTCATGCAAAGCTGAGTAGATGTGACGTGAGATAAGTGGATATTAAAGGTCATCTTTGAGCCTGTGGGGCCGAAACAAAGGGCTGAAGGAAGTGACAAACAGCTATCAGGAgtggatctctctctctctctctctctctctgtgtctcctgCTGTGTTCATACCTCATTCACACACTTTTACGAGCCGATGCAGTACAACGGTCCCAGcctccatgtttttttctgccacTGTCAGCGTTTGCTCACACACTCCTGTGCCTTGTTCTGGCTTGTTGATCCACTCCCTGAGacctggttttttttttttttcggtttCACGCTGTCACGCTGTGACCTCTGTGTTAGATCCTGCCTTCGTCACACACCGTTAGTGTGTACAGTGGAACTCGTTCTTCGATAGTGTTGCCGTCAAACATGCATGTGCCTTTTGTTTCAGGAGCTGCCGTACCAAAGAACATTTCAAAGGAAGGACTGGATCCTGCTGTGgattacagaaatgaaaatggcCTTTTCACCTGAGAAGCACAAATCCCTTTTCCCCctcgtcttcctcctctgtaTCCCCCTCACCTGTCTTTGCCAGTCAACCAACAGCAGCTCACCTGCAGCCAACACCCCAACCTCTTCCTCTAATGACACCTTCCTGAAGGGTGTGCCAGGCTGCGGCACAGGCCTAAATCCCATCTACAGGTACCTGTGTGACCGCCGTGCGGCCTGGGGCATTGTGCTGGAGACTCTGGCCTCTTCTGGCTTCCTGTTCAGCATGATTCTCATTGGAGGCCTGGTGCTCTGGTCCCTGTGCATCTGTTCCGCCCTGCGGCAGCAGCGCAGCGCCCTGGCAGCGACGGTGACCTCCATGTCCTTGTTCTTGTTGGCCACAGCCGGGATCTTCGCCATCACCTTCTCCTTCATCATCGGCCTCAGCCCCCAGACCTGCCCCACCAGGATCTTCCTCTTCAGCGTGCTCTTCTGCCTGGCCTTCTCCTGCCTGCTGGCTCGCTGCCTGGCTCTGCTGGGCTTCACAGCCGCCCGGGGCTGGGGGGAGCCCGCCATCGCCCTGGGGCTCTTCACCGTGCAGGTGATCATCTCCACCGAGTGGCTGATCATCGTGCTGGTCCGGGACCACAACCCGTGCGAGTACAGCCCGGAGGAGTTCGCCATGCTGCAGATCTACGTGCTGTGCCTCCTGTTCATCAGCCTGATCCTCTCGCTGCTCTTCATGTGCCGCTCCTGCTTCACGCACAGCTACAGCTACACGGGCCCCATCAACCAGCAGGGGCGGCTGCAGGCCATAGTGCTGTGGTTCACGCTGCTGCTCTCCGCCTGCATCTGGGTGGTGTGGATCACCATGCTCACCAGGGGAAACCCGGAGCTCGGCCGTCGACCGCAGTGGGACGACCCGGTGTTGAGCATCGCCTTGGTGGCCAACGGCTGGGTGTTGCTGATGGGGTACGGCTTGTCCCAGGTCGCCTTCTTCTGCAGGGGAGGGGGCAAGTCCAAGGACGTCCCTCTGAACTTCGCCGGCTGGACCAGTCCCAGCGCTGATATCCCAGGACTGGGCAGTCCCAAGGAAGGGAAGGAAAACGGAAGCTTTGAGAATgagggagaaaacaggagaggTGAGAAACCAGATGCTAAATAAGTCAATTAGAGAACAATCCACAGATAAATCAGCCTGCAATCAGCTATCAAACAGGTTTTCTATGAGTCATTTACACCACAGGGTTCTggttaataaaacaaacaaatattcacatttaaacagCTGGACTGACATATGTAAAAGTCTGTTGACTGAACAATCAATCCATGACTATTATTTTAGCTCTGAAAGTCTTTAGACAAATGAAGCCCAACAGGAGAATAATTCATCTTTAGCAGCTTGTCCAcaataataagaataagaagaataagaataataataatcatcatcatcatcatcatattaaTGGTAAACAGACTTTTTGGCTGCAGTGACAACAAGGAATGATGCTTTAGTGACAGCAGGAGGGTAAAACAGCAGCAATACTAACCACACAAACAGGTACCGGCTCCTTTTCACCAGTAAAGGGACGTTTCACCGAGTGACGTCTCTTATGACGTGTCCCGACGTGAACTATGGAGCCAGGGTCCAGAGTCAGCCAGTGAAATCCCCCATCAGTCAGCTCGGCGCTGACTCTGGGCCTTTCTGATGAACAGTATATAACGAGCCGGTAATTAGCCGACTGAACCATGTGTCTCCCTCCAGGCAGGAGAACCGAAGCATCGCTGAAGTCGCCCTACGAGTCTGGATTCTCCATGACGGTGAGTAATGAACAATCTGACCGCACGCAGCCCACAATTAAACACTGTGACCTTTTTCCTACTGGAAGCAATTACAGCCCAGTCTCACTGCTCTGAAAGTTTATCACGGTTATTAATTGCAGTGACGTGACCAACGTGCGACCGTGTGTGTTTCAGGACATCGACCCCGACAAAGACTACACCATCCCCCGGCCTCAGACCACCAACTACCGGGAACCTTATGATGAATATTACGAACATGAATAAAAATCAGTTACTTCTGTCTGATGTGTTTCACATAGACTGACACCATGACCAGAGCTGAGGATGAACCGGCTCATGCACTAATCTTTACTTCACACACAGATTAGtgcttggttttatttttgtttgtttgtttttggggggttattttcttgttttgaagTATTTCTGTGTCATGACAtattaaatgtttctgctgGATGTAAAAGAAGAGAGACAAGACTCAGGTCTGTGCTCTGTGTGAGTCTCATCGTGGAGGGTTCAGACAGTCCTGCTTTCTTCCGGCAGGAAATCCACATCACTAATGCTTAATGGAAGTGAGTTTTAATgaggccgtgtgtgtgtgtgtgtgcgtgtgtgtgaacatTGTGTATGTTTGGGGGTATAATCGCCCCGAGGTGATAGAGGAGGCGTGAAACTGCCGGTCTGAAGGAGCAAAAACTGCTGAGCGGCATCTGTGAACGGTGGAGAGGAGGACGAAGGGAGCGAGACGAGAGGAGGTGAAAAGAGGAGAggcagatgagatgagatgagacaggaggaggaggaggaggagaggacaggagtgCTGTCAGCGCTGAGAGGTTTGAGCCATCACTGATTAACATCTTCATATCTGAAGGTacatttcagctgctgctgctccaaaaACAACAGGTGTGGAGCAGGAACACAAACTGTGGCTTTTGTCAGTGATGCCAGTAAAACGTTTGTCCTCAAAGGCCTGGATCTGTCTGTCCCGACCTGTGCCCCATCACACACCAGAGGTCAATCACCTCCACCAGAAGATGCAAACCGCAGCTCGACCACACGGGCAGCAGGGGGCGCTGTGTGCAGGCAGACAAGGGGGCCCAAGAGGTTAGAGGCCCCTGGGCCAGAGCCTGAGCATGAAATAACTGGTCACCTTTGTCGTTTCAGTCACAGAGCTCAGTTTGGAGACCAAGGAAgggcacaaagacacacaaaaacaaaaacagcagcaaaatgaccgaacacaaatgaaaactggCCCCACATGGACccaaaaagaccaaaaacagacacacaaaaaccacaactttctttCAGTCCTGTAACGAATTCACGCAGAATCTTGGAAGTAACTTTATTCAAATCTAAATCCACAGACTGGAGCTCTGTGCTCTTCCTCCCTCAGTGGCCTGGAGTGACTCCACCATTCACTAAGGTCAATTTCTCACTTCGACAGAGACCCAGTCTTCACACCGCCCCTCTTATCAGACAGCTCCCAATGAATTCTACCAATTAGCCTGACTTCAACTACTCAGAGAGAGCCTGCCATCAAATTGGCAATTGGCCTCTTGTGCATTAGAGCAATTAGCAGGGATATGAGGTTTCCCGCCACATCCAACCCATTTACAGCCATTAAGTCCAGATGCAATTAAAGATTGTTCCAGATTGTTCCCCCTTGGCAGTGATGAAAAATTTGGAGGTGGTTGAAGAGCTTTGTGCTCGGTAGCTCTGCTGCACAGTTAACACCAGCTAATGCACCAGAACACTTCCAGTGTCTCGCCTCAGTCCACTTCCACCAGGTTCAATCAAACACACTCGTCCTTTAtctcctgcctgtgtgtgtgtgtgtgtgtgtgtgtgtgtgtgtgcactaatTAAAGCAGGCTCTCTGCTGGTTGacagacacaaagcacaaagacaGGTGGAGTGTGTGTTCATCGTTAGGTGTGagtgacacaacaacacaacagctcAGGTAATAAGTTTGCAAAGACCAGGATAAAAACCaaacagtttattattattattattattattatatacattcAATAATAATGAAGAGATAAACAGAAGGCAGACACAAGGAtggcaaaataaaactgtgagaAAATACATGTCACTTATcgaaaaaacaaatcacttggATAAATGAGCTTCTAAGAGCATGTgacttaaaaagaagaaaaaaaaaacaacctccaCATGCAAGTCAAACCCATTTATGAAATCCCTGTACAAAATCTGCCACagtgtggggtgggggggcagaGAAAACCTGTGTGGTCGCAGCTCAGCTCTGTGGGTGGGCAGGGTCTGGATCACACCCGTCTCATCTCCACACGGACCGAGACCAGGCTGCTGCCGATGTCACGTTTCAGCTTTACCTTCGTTAGAAAACGCAGCCCACATGGGCCCAGACACAGCAAATAAACTTTCCACATCAGCTGCGGCTGGTGATTACCACGACCACCAGAGGCTCAGAGCGGAGATAACTCAGATTATTGAAGCGGGCCGGCTTCCATAAaacctccccctcccctccccaccCTGACACCGAGCCGGACCTGTACTGAGGCTCGTCAGCCCTCCTGTCACCTCGCATCACGTCCCAGaccctcctcccctcctgctCCCGCACTACGACCTGAATTCATGCACTAATGAGAAGCTGCTCCGCCCGACGCCCTTCCTCTGTCCACAGCATGCACGGCAACGCTTCTCAGAATACTTGTAAGgaataagacaaaaaacaaagaggtaATGTGCATCAGTAATATTCATTGGACCTACTGCACACACGGTTCACAAtcacacacagcaacaacaccCCCTCCTCACCCGTCCGCAGCCCCCGGGggggaaaacaacaacaaaagacagAGGGCGGCGTTGTTGTCCTGTGGTCCTGTCAGCTAATGATGAATGGCTCAGCCTCTCACCTTCACCACCACAATGTACatggacccccccccccccccccaatgtACTCTGCCTGTAATAAACGCACCTCAAATGCAGCGTCTATCTCCGCGTTTCAGCGAATCCCCCCCCGACTCCATCTGTGGCCCTGATTTCCCCCGTCTGCAGCCAACACCTCTGCCCCAGCGCTCGTGTCTTCGCTAAAATGAAGCCGATAAATTAGAGGCTGAATTTAATTTAACGGCGTGTTGTGTTGGCAGATCGCTGCAGCCTTTCACACAAGTgtgctcttgtttttttttcctcagggtgctgaaaaacacactgagcaacGTAAAAAGGCAAAATAACTCGACCACAAACATAAGAAATGCACCAGGACCAAGACTGTGCTTCTTCAGAAAATCTTTGGAACCAAAAAGGCAAATAATAATAGCAAGAACATCATAGTGAGAGTACGTGGAGCTGTAGGACGCAGGTCAGAGACCAGCTGTAAAACCATTCAGAGCAAACATTCCCAGACATGATCAGGgatttaaaatgacacataatGTGCACAACTAGTGAAAAGAATGAATATAAATAGAAAATTCTCATTACTTCAAGACTCCATTACATGACTGTGATCTCTTTGATGCACTGTGTCTAATCTGGGCAGTTCTGGTGGGACCTGTTGTTCTGCTGAGTCAGTTCAGACTCGTtccacacacagagcagctctgcCTGAGGCCTGGAGGCAGAAATATCTCAGCTGGCCAGGAGGGATTCCCGATGGCAGATGATTTGGCTCCCATGTGGGAGTCCCCGCTCCCAGTCCTGCCTCGCTAAATCTAGTTCATTTGTGTCCGGACTGTCCATCTGACCCGCTCGCTGCATCGCTGCTACAGCTGGAATGTAGGACCCAGAGAGAAGTGGACCCAGTCCTTTTTAGGAAGAAGTCCGATGAGCAGGATCAAGGATGAACCTTAGAAGGGAGGTGCAGCGAGTTCTCAAAACGGACAGGGTCAGTCCGTAGCTGCTGCGAGGACAGAGGGATTCAACGTCCCATCTTAGTGTTGAACTCCCAGTAATAAACGGAATATGTGTAGATCAGCAAAAAGgacaaaagaggaagaaactgGACAGTTTCAACACGTCCACGTTGTATAAAATGACACTTCAATGCAACTTTGTCTCAATGGcagcaacaaaaaataaactgaggtaatgcagaaaaagcaaagtcgcttgttttgttttttttttgaatgattttttaagctttttgtgtttcctttaaTACGTgggttgtgttgttgtgttgtgaaaTGCTGGAAATAGACAAAAAATGTGGTGGTTTCTGTCAGTCAGACTCTCCCTGCTTCGCTCCGGCTCAAGGTTCAGTTTCCAGctctacagaaaaacaacaagtgTGTTTGCTTCATGATGATCCCAGGATGTTGAAGCCTCTTCAGCTTCACGTCCGTGTAGTGTTTGAACAGTACCAGTTCTCAGGAaagctgtgctgcagcagctctaGGACTCTAAGTGTGTGAATGAAGGTGTGACTGGGCCCGCGAGGGGCTCCGAGGCTCATGGGAAATGGGTTCGTAGTGTGCGGGGGATCAGACAGGAACAGCAGCGTCCGTCCCCTCAGGTCCCAGAGTGTCTCTAAAAACCGTCTGAAATTTGTGCCCCGTGGTTTAAAGTCGTCACCTCCGGCTTTTCATGTGGGACTCGCTCCTGGAAGTTTATTTTCACCGCCGCCGTGTCGGCaacagacagaagaaacaaacagttGGAACTGATGATGTGGCAATGACGTCTCTcgccgcacacacacacacaaaaacaaaaacaaaaacaaaaaaaacaaaagacaagagtTGTCCGTATAGTCCGCCTGCAGAGAAATGGATGGGAGCTCCTGCCAAACAAAGAGCTTGGAAAAGGGTTTTGGAGCGATGGGAAATTCCTTGGTGTGATTTGTGGTTTTAGTAGGGAGCAAACCTACTGTACCCCGCCCGGTATAAACTGGcctgaaagagacagaagagacagcacacacagagaagtTACAGCATTTTAATCTTGTTGTTGTGCAGTCGACTCAGTAACTAGACATTTCTCTAGCCAAGGCTTTTATTCgttttaaatctgttttctcACCATGGCTCCCACTCCGTAGGCGGCAGCAGCTGGGGCTAAAGCGTGGTAGGGGTCTGTGGTGTACACCCGGCCAAAACtggcaacacaaacacaacacacaggacGTCAGCCGTCAGGACAGGATCAGGGGCCCTGACCCGACACATTCGTACACGTACAGGTGCCGCTAACGAGCTAAACTCAGCCATGTGGCCGATGACagcaggaaagaggaaaacCAGAGTGTAAATCTTCAAACATCAGTAAACTAACGAAGATAAAATAACtggctgtctgtctctctgatggTTTATagtttgccaaaataaaagcaggtgAAGAAGAGATTTGGCTTTTTTCCTGTTGCAGCAACAACCTGGAAACTCACACTGTTTTAAAGCTCCGTCGCACATCAGTGTGAACACTGTGCGTTTTAGTCAACAACGCTGAAAACACATACTTCAAGTAACGTTCAAGCCAAGTGAGCTGTCCTGTAATTATCTCTCTGTGGTTCACACAGTGTTTCGTCTGCTGTAAAGAGACGTTTACAGACGTTTACAGACGTTTACAGACTAATGAGGTGTTTCTT
This genomic window from Mastacembelus armatus chromosome 8, fMasArm1.2, whole genome shotgun sequence contains:
- the LOC113140406 gene encoding G-protein coupled receptor family C group 5 member D isoform X2 encodes the protein MKMAFSPEKHKSLFPLVFLLCIPLTCLCQSTNSSSPAANTPTSSSNDTFLKGVPGCGTGLNPIYRYLCDRRAAWGIVLETLASSGFLFSMILIGGLVLWSLCICSALRQQRSALAATVTSMSLFLLATAGIFAITFSFIIGLSPQTCPTRIFLFSVLFCLAFSCLLARCLALLGFTAARGWGEPAIALGLFTVQVIISTEWLIIVLVRDHNPCEYSPEEFAMLQIYVLCLLFISLILSLLFMCRSCFTHSYSYTGPINQQGRLQAIVLWFTLLLSACIWVVWITMLTRGNPELGRRPQWDDPVLSIALVANGWVLLMGYGLSQVAFFCRGGGKSKDVPLNFAGWTSPSADIPGLGSPKEGKENGSFENEGENRRGRRTEASLKSPYESGFSMT
- the LOC113140406 gene encoding retinoic acid-induced protein 3 isoform X1; its protein translation is MKMAFSPEKHKSLFPLVFLLCIPLTCLCQSTNSSSPAANTPTSSSNDTFLKGVPGCGTGLNPIYRYLCDRRAAWGIVLETLASSGFLFSMILIGGLVLWSLCICSALRQQRSALAATVTSMSLFLLATAGIFAITFSFIIGLSPQTCPTRIFLFSVLFCLAFSCLLARCLALLGFTAARGWGEPAIALGLFTVQVIISTEWLIIVLVRDHNPCEYSPEEFAMLQIYVLCLLFISLILSLLFMCRSCFTHSYSYTGPINQQGRLQAIVLWFTLLLSACIWVVWITMLTRGNPELGRRPQWDDPVLSIALVANGWVLLMGYGLSQVAFFCRGGGKSKDVPLNFAGWTSPSADIPGLGSPKEGKENGSFENEGENRRGRRTEASLKSPYESGFSMTDIDPDKDYTIPRPQTTNYREPYDEYYEHE